One window of Candidatus Nanosynbacter sp. HMT-352 genomic DNA carries:
- a CDS encoding HIT family protein: MAGSMFRSRTKEKEYIDHRKKHKSDGCDFCQLVKHHTDQVVGETAHCLIIKNRFGYNFWDGCGVDDHLMVIPKRHVDSLANLSDEEKIDYMNQIARFESSGYSIYARAQGSKTRSMAHQHTHFIKVDGKAKKMMLYLKKPHIVITR; this comes from the coding sequence ATGGCAGGTTCAATGTTTCGATCGCGAACGAAGGAAAAAGAATATATCGATCACAGAAAAAAACATAAGTCTGACGGCTGTGATTTTTGTCAATTGGTAAAGCATCACACAGATCAGGTTGTTGGTGAAACTGCGCATTGTCTGATTATCAAGAACAGATTTGGTTATAATTTTTGGGATGGCTGTGGCGTGGACGACCATTTGATGGTGATACCGAAACGGCACGTGGATTCATTGGCAAATTTGAGCGATGAGGAAAAAATTGACTATATGAATCAGATTGCTAGGTTTGAATCTAGTGGCTATTCAATTTATGCTCGAGCTCAAGGAAGTAAAACCAGGTCAATGGCGCATCAGCACACGCATTTTATAAAAGTTGACGGCAAGGCGAAAAAGATGATGCTTTATCTGAAGAAGCCGCACATTGTAATTACGAGGTGA
- the tmk gene encoding dTMP kinase — MMSDAGKYIVIEGNDGTGKSTQVAKLAEYFRSIGRTVCVIEEPGSDDPEKSTPIANELRKVIKNGDLARSAAVNVALFSAARRELWREKIQPALERGEIVLSARNYISTLVYQGRGEGYDESEILRLTELFTDEKYLKPDVMIILSLSRDKREERISMRGELKNPDTFESRGQDFQKKVDDGYLEIAEAYGISVISADGTIDEVHDMLIDNIEKH, encoded by the coding sequence ATGATGAGCGACGCGGGAAAATATATAGTTATCGAGGGCAATGACGGGACAGGCAAGTCGACGCAGGTCGCGAAATTGGCGGAATATTTTCGGTCAATCGGGCGAACGGTTTGCGTGATTGAAGAGCCGGGAAGTGATGATCCAGAAAAATCAACTCCGATAGCAAATGAACTTCGAAAAGTTATTAAAAATGGCGATTTGGCGCGCTCTGCGGCGGTGAATGTGGCACTATTTTCTGCAGCTCGGCGTGAATTGTGGCGGGAAAAAATTCAGCCTGCGTTGGAACGTGGGGAGATTGTTTTGAGCGCGAGAAATTATATCTCAACGCTGGTTTATCAGGGGCGAGGCGAAGGTTACGACGAGTCGGAGATTCTGCGATTAACAGAATTATTCACCGATGAAAAATACTTGAAGCCAGATGTTATGATTATTTTGAGTCTGAGCCGTGATAAGCGGGAAGAGCGAATTTCTATGCGCGGCGAGTTGAAAAATCCCGACACTTTTGAGTCGCGTGGGCAAGATTTTCAGAAAAAAGTCGACGATGGATATTTGGAAATTGCCGAGGCGTATGGAATTTCAGTAATTTCTGCTGACGGGACGATTGACGAAGTTCATGATATGTTGATTGATAATATTGAAAAACACTAG